Proteins from one Deltaproteobacteria bacterium genomic window:
- a CDS encoding thioredoxin domain-containing protein, which produces MENKHSKSKKKYNRLIKEKSPYLLQHAQNPVDWYPWGEEAFEKARRENKPVFLSIGYSTCHWCHVMAHESFDDPEVAKRMNELFVCIKVDREERPDIDNVYMNVAQIMTGGGGWPLNIIMTPDKKPFFAGTYIPKESRYGRVGMMGLMMQVEELWTARRDEVNSQADMITNILGQLEQGEGGHELSQSLLQLTYRQLLDSFDKQYGGFGNAPKFPRPHNLFFLLRYWKRTGNKMSLQMVENTLDEMRRGGIYDHVGFGVHRYSTDERWLVPHFEKMLYDQALLALAYIEAYQATGHERHKKTAEEIFTYVLRDMTSKEGAFFTAEDADSEGEEGLFYLWHEDEIKKVLGKEEAAFISRVFNVEKAGNYIDSVERKKTAKNILHLKSSLSGIAKKEKISEKELVKRIEESRIKLFSFRKKRIHPYKDDKILTDWNGLMIAAFARGAQAFGNNEYKLAAKRASRFILKNLRKKNGRLLHRYRGGEAGIEATVDDYAFLIFGLIELYQAGYEASFLKNAMALQEDMNEYFWDDKKGGFFLTADDGEKLLLRPKEIYDGALPSGNSLAMSNLLRLARMTGNSSLETKAAKLGAAFSKKINKSPSAYTQLLSALDFAVGPSYEVVITGKAEDKQTKEMLESLEKNFLPNKVVIFKESSEKAQHIVKLAPFTKHYSGIDGKTTAYVCQNFSCSLPVTDKGKMLELLRK; this is translated from the coding sequence ATGGAAAATAAACACTCTAAGTCAAAGAAAAAATACAACCGTTTAATAAAGGAAAAGAGCCCCTATCTTTTGCAGCATGCGCAAAATCCCGTCGACTGGTACCCCTGGGGTGAAGAGGCTTTTGAAAAGGCGAGGCGTGAGAATAAACCGGTTTTTCTCTCTATCGGATACTCTACCTGCCACTGGTGCCACGTAATGGCCCATGAGTCTTTTGATGACCCGGAAGTGGCAAAACGTATGAACGAGCTCTTTGTCTGCATCAAGGTAGATCGAGAGGAACGGCCCGATATAGACAATGTATACATGAACGTTGCTCAAATTATGACGGGCGGCGGTGGCTGGCCCCTGAATATTATCATGACGCCGGATAAAAAACCTTTCTTTGCGGGCACCTATATTCCGAAAGAAAGTCGTTACGGCCGAGTGGGAATGATGGGGCTTATGATGCAGGTTGAAGAACTCTGGACTGCTCGTCGGGATGAAGTCAACAGTCAGGCAGATATGATTACCAATATACTGGGTCAACTGGAGCAGGGAGAAGGAGGCCATGAGCTCTCCCAATCCCTTCTGCAGTTGACCTACAGGCAGCTTCTCGATTCTTTTGATAAGCAATATGGCGGTTTCGGTAATGCGCCAAAATTTCCGCGGCCTCATAACCTTTTCTTCCTTCTCCGCTACTGGAAAAGGACAGGCAATAAAATGTCCCTTCAAATGGTGGAAAATACCCTTGACGAAATGCGCCGTGGCGGGATTTATGACCATGTCGGGTTCGGCGTGCACCGCTACTCGACGGATGAGCGATGGCTTGTGCCCCATTTTGAGAAGATGTTATATGATCAGGCGCTCCTTGCCCTTGCCTATATTGAAGCCTACCAGGCTACCGGCCATGAGCGGCACAAAAAGACAGCAGAGGAAATTTTCACATATGTTCTGAGAGATATGACGTCGAAAGAAGGCGCCTTCTTTACAGCAGAAGATGCCGACAGCGAAGGGGAAGAAGGACTCTTTTATCTCTGGCATGAAGATGAAATAAAAAAGGTTCTCGGAAAAGAGGAAGCTGCCTTTATATCAAGAGTATTTAACGTAGAAAAGGCCGGCAACTACATCGACTCTGTAGAGAGAAAAAAAACGGCTAAAAATATTCTTCACCTGAAGAGCTCTCTTAGCGGCATTGCAAAAAAAGAAAAAATATCGGAAAAAGAGCTGGTAAAAAGGATTGAGGAATCAAGGATAAAACTTTTCAGCTTTCGTAAAAAAAGAATTCATCCCTACAAAGATGACAAAATTCTTACCGACTGGAACGGTCTCATGATTGCCGCCTTTGCCCGTGGAGCGCAGGCATTTGGCAATAATGAATACAAGCTGGCAGCAAAGAGAGCTTCCCGGTTTATCCTGAAAAATCTCAGGAAGAAAAATGGACGCCTTCTCCACAGGTACAGAGGTGGAGAAGCGGGAATTGAAGCAACGGTCGATGATTATGCCTTTCTTATTTTCGGTCTCATCGAACTATACCAGGCCGGTTATGAAGCAAGTTTCCTTAAAAATGCAATGGCGCTCCAGGAAGACATGAATGAATATTTTTGGGATGATAAAAAGGGTGGATTCTTCCTGACCGCTGATGATGGTGAAAAGCTTCTTTTAAGACCCAAAGAGATCTATGACGGCGCCCTGCCATCAGGCAATTCGCTTGCCATGTCAAATCTTCTCAGGCTGGCCCGCATGACCGGAAATAGCTCATTAGAAACTAAAGCGGCAAAACTTGGAGCAGCTTTTTCAAAAAAAATCAACAAATCGCCTTCCGCCTATACGCAGCTTTTGTCGGCCCTCGATTTTGCTGTGGGCCCTTCTTACGAGGTGGTTATTACGGGAAAAGCGGAAGATAAGCAAACAAAAGAAATGCTTGAGAGCCTGGAGAAAAACTTCTTGCCCAACAAAGTCGTTATATTTAAAGAGAGTTCGGAAAAAGCGCAGCATATAGTGAAACTGGCGCCTTTTACCAAACACTATAGCGGTATCGACGGCAAAACAACGGCCTATGTGTGCCAAAACTTTAGCTGTTCCCTGCCTGTTACTGATAAGGGGAAAATGCTGGAGTTGTTGAGAAAATAA
- a CDS encoding CPBP family intramembrane metalloprotease: protein MVSTSKISKLVNSIKAFYIPPQKPLSSAQKKSAFILAYTAIILTALEYFGTVRFFSAYFPDAARQHLGLYAQLWWAFCTILLFLALPMAIIKLSYKEKLSDYGWKVSVKPSHLLLYFLMFAAVLPLVWFASKRGDFQMVYPFYRGAYRASIQEIFIWETAYLAQFVALEFFFRGFLVLGLERSMGRLAVWVAAIPYCMIHYHKPPLEAFAAIAAGIILGELAQRTRTIMGGAIIHMGVALSMDMLALSRFR, encoded by the coding sequence ATGGTAAGCACATCAAAAATCAGCAAATTAGTTAATTCCATAAAAGCATTTTATATTCCGCCTCAAAAGCCCTTAAGTTCGGCGCAGAAAAAATCGGCTTTTATTCTTGCCTATACAGCAATTATATTAACAGCGCTGGAATATTTCGGCACGGTCCGTTTTTTTTCCGCTTATTTTCCAGACGCTGCCAGACAGCACCTGGGCCTTTATGCCCAACTCTGGTGGGCATTTTGCACGATCCTGCTTTTCCTTGCCCTTCCAATGGCAATTATCAAACTCTCTTATAAAGAGAAGCTTAGCGATTACGGGTGGAAGGTAAGCGTGAAACCGAGTCACCTCCTTCTCTATTTCCTCATGTTTGCCGCTGTCCTCCCTCTTGTATGGTTCGCTTCCAAAAGAGGCGATTTCCAGATGGTCTATCCCTTTTATAGAGGAGCGTACAGGGCCTCAATTCAGGAAATATTTATTTGGGAAACGGCCTACCTGGCCCAGTTTGTGGCGCTTGAGTTTTTTTTCCGCGGCTTCCTTGTCCTGGGATTGGAGCGTTCCATGGGGCGCCTGGCTGTCTGGGTTGCCGCCATCCCTTACTGTATGATCCACTACCACAAGCCCCCGCTGGAAGCCTTTGCAGCGATAGCGGCAGGAATCATACTCGGTGAACTGGCGCAACGGACAAGAACAATCATGGGGGGCGCAATAATACATATGGGGGTTGCCCTCTCTATGGATATGCTTGCGCTAAGCAGGTTCAGATGA